One genomic region from Candidatus Caldarchaeum subterraneum encodes:
- a CDS encoding 3-hydroxybutyryl-CoA dehydratase, with protein sequence MTEYKHIIYQKFPEDKVAVITFNRPEARNAMSVAMLTEFNDALHKAADDPEVWSIIVTGAGDKAFCSGGDAKEFLANVEAGKISEIEKFNRFNLDVWRFMEKMRKPIIAAVNGFCNIEVIQAVDLVIASQNAKFGLPEVTIGVSPGAGITVRLPRFLSKYWAKYFLFTGEWVSAEEGYRLGFVNKVVPHEKLMEEAMALARKINKNAPLAVGATKACVNLGGEMPIDEGMEYQLKESILMFYTQDLKEGIRARFYEKREPRFTGK encoded by the coding sequence ATGACCGAGTATAAACACATCATCTACCAGAAATTTCCGGAAGACAAGGTGGCTGTCATAACTTTCAATAGGCCCGAGGCGCGGAACGCTATGAGTGTAGCCATGTTGACCGAGTTTAATGATGCTTTGCACAAGGCCGCCGATGACCCAGAGGTTTGGTCGATTATCGTGACCGGTGCAGGTGATAAGGCGTTTTGCTCAGGAGGGGATGCGAAAGAGTTTCTCGCCAACGTTGAGGCCGGCAAAATAAGCGAGATAGAGAAGTTTAACAGGTTCAACCTCGATGTCTGGAGGTTCATGGAAAAGATGAGGAAACCGATAATAGCCGCGGTTAACGGGTTCTGCAACATAGAGGTCATCCAAGCGGTGGACCTTGTTATCGCCAGCCAGAACGCGAAGTTTGGACTTCCTGAGGTAACTATAGGAGTCAGCCCCGGAGCCGGAATAACGGTGAGGTTGCCTCGTTTCCTCAGTAAATACTGGGCCAAGTATTTTCTGTTCACGGGTGAATGGGTTTCGGCGGAGGAGGGCTACAGGCTTGGCTTCGTGAACAAGGTTGTGCCCCATGAGAAGCTGATGGAGGAGGCGATGGCGCTGGCCCGTAAGATAAACAAGAACGCGCCGCTGGCAGTCGGAGCGACAAAGGCATGCGTAAACCTCGGCGGAGAAATGCCAATAGACGAGGGTATGGAGTACCAGCTCAAGGAATCGATACTGATGTTCTACACCCAGGACCTCAAAGAAGGAATAAGGGCGAGATTTTACGAGAAACGGGAGCCACGGTTCACTGGGAAATAG
- a CDS encoding formyl-CoA transferase (CoA-transferase family III) — MKPAAPLDDVSVLEIGTAIAGPLCGAILAEMGAKVIKVEHPSRGDDARHFGRIVKGESLYFFNYNRNKLSLAVDIKKKEGLAIVKELIRRVDVLIENYRPGTLSKLGLAYEQVKRLNKRIIYCSISGFGSHGVYRDFKGYDVVVQAMSGLMWMNREQDAEPMRLPAPLTDILAAYSAATAVCAALHLRKRLKKAVKIEASLLQMGLAAVSQWLVDTWVTKEEVKPFGNKYPALAPYEPFRTKDGWIVVAVGNDEQWLSLCKATGRLDLMQDERFRTNQDRINPNNRSYLASELQKTLVERTSKEWVTLFQKMGIPAGPVYSLTDVLNDENLSSLGLFSPTRHPTIGEVLAVRLTAFFQGFTAYQRPSPRLGEHTENILKELGYSSRKIHELANKGVVKTT; from the coding sequence ATGAAACCGGCCGCACCCCTTGATGATGTGTCTGTGCTTGAAATAGGAACGGCCATCGCCGGCCCTCTCTGTGGCGCGATTCTCGCGGAAATGGGTGCTAAAGTGATTAAAGTGGAGCACCCCTCACGTGGAGACGATGCGAGACATTTCGGAAGAATCGTAAAAGGTGAAAGCCTTTACTTCTTCAACTACAACAGAAACAAGCTCAGCCTCGCCGTCGACATCAAGAAAAAAGAAGGACTCGCAATTGTCAAAGAACTGATAAGAAGGGTGGATGTTTTGATAGAGAATTATAGACCCGGCACATTATCTAAACTTGGTCTCGCCTATGAGCAGGTGAAACGTCTAAACAAGCGAATCATTTATTGCTCCATTTCGGGTTTTGGTTCACATGGGGTTTACCGAGATTTCAAAGGCTATGATGTTGTCGTCCAGGCGATGAGCGGCTTGATGTGGATGAACCGTGAACAAGACGCGGAACCTATGCGTCTTCCAGCACCTCTTACAGACATTCTCGCCGCCTACAGCGCCGCCACAGCGGTCTGCGCCGCTCTTCATCTCAGGAAGCGTCTCAAGAAAGCTGTGAAAATTGAAGCCTCCTTGCTGCAGATGGGCTTAGCAGCGGTTTCGCAGTGGCTCGTCGACACATGGGTCACCAAGGAGGAGGTCAAGCCCTTTGGCAACAAGTATCCAGCGCTCGCACCCTACGAACCTTTCCGAACTAAGGATGGCTGGATAGTTGTGGCTGTTGGAAACGATGAACAGTGGCTTAGCCTCTGCAAAGCAACGGGACGCTTGGACTTGATGCAGGACGAGAGGTTTAGAACCAATCAAGACAGGATAAATCCTAATAACAGAAGTTACCTGGCATCCGAGCTCCAGAAGACGCTTGTGGAAAGAACCTCGAAAGAATGGGTCACATTATTTCAAAAAATGGGAATTCCCGCGGGCCCAGTCTACTCGCTGACAGATGTTCTAAACGATGAAAACCTTTCATCCCTAGGATTGTTCTCGCCGACGCGTCACCCAACCATAGGCGAGGTCTTGGCAGTAAGGCTTACAGCGTTTTTCCAAGGGTTTACAGCGTATCAAAGGCCTTCGCCACGCCTCGGTGAGCACACGGAAAACATACTCAAGGAACTGGGGTACTCCAGTAGAAAAATCCACGAACTCGCGAATAAGGGAGTTGTGAAAACAACTTAA
- a CDS encoding DNA-directed RNA polymerase subunit F — translation MARKILSKTEVPMATVVKLMEQRAEDLNSLQTRVYTYAKKYAKLSPDQAELLVQKLMTDVGLTREEAVQVADTCPRNVEELRAILSGYKRLVSFLLFSEEKMRTVVKLVEDAVAGRLQ, via the coding sequence ATGGCTCGTAAAATATTGTCCAAAACCGAAGTACCTATGGCTACCGTGGTAAAGCTCATGGAGCAGAGGGCTGAAGACCTGAATAGTCTCCAAACACGGGTTTACACCTATGCCAAAAAATATGCGAAGCTGTCCCCGGACCAGGCTGAGCTACTTGTCCAGAAGCTTATGACAGACGTGGGGTTGACACGTGAGGAGGCTGTCCAGGTAGCAGATACCTGTCCACGAAACGTTGAGGAACTGCGTGCTATCCTAAGCGGATACAAGCGTCTTGTCTCTTTTCTTCTCTTCTCCGAGGAAAAAATGCGGACAGTTGTTAAGCTCGTGGAAGACGCTGTAGCGGGCCGCCTTCAATAA
- a CDS encoding conserved hypothetical protein (MOSC domain-containing protein): protein MAEFRVVRLFRYPVKSLLGEEVADVDVSFEGFDGDRLFAVVDPVTGYALSAKGEPRLLQIGATLVDGELGLIFPDEVVRDNYDEKLTNFLRRPVRLRRNTGTSLRFRGLEIDFEKGVVFEKTGETRETRFHDSMPIHLINLRTLEKMGLSIDEAARFRPNIVFSAEQNDESLVGGYLDTGEALLKIVKPTRRCIVITHQQKNLSRNLDLLRTLRANSEGRFGLYATVVKPGKISVDARLRFYPAETHHTT, encoded by the coding sequence TTGGCGGAGTTTCGTGTTGTGAGGCTGTTCCGTTATCCTGTCAAGTCTCTGCTGGGTGAAGAGGTTGCGGATGTTGATGTTTCTTTTGAAGGGTTTGATGGTGACCGGTTGTTTGCGGTTGTGGACCCCGTCACGGGATACGCTCTCTCAGCCAAGGGAGAACCGCGTCTCCTCCAAATAGGAGCGACTCTGGTGGATGGCGAGCTTGGACTGATTTTTCCAGATGAAGTGGTTCGCGACAACTATGATGAGAAGTTGACCAACTTTCTCCGACGACCTGTGAGACTTCGCCGTAACACAGGCACTTCACTGCGCTTTAGAGGACTTGAAATAGATTTTGAAAAGGGAGTTGTTTTCGAGAAAACAGGTGAGACACGTGAAACACGTTTTCACGACTCGATGCCCATCCATCTAATCAACCTAAGAACCCTCGAGAAAATGGGACTCAGCATAGACGAAGCTGCCCGCTTCAGGCCGAACATCGTTTTCTCAGCGGAACAGAATGATGAGAGCCTTGTAGGAGGCTATCTCGACACCGGTGAAGCGCTCCTGAAAATAGTGAAGCCAACACGACGATGTATAGTCATAACACATCAACAGAAGAACTTGAGCAGAAACCTTGACCTGCTTAGAACACTGAGAGCAAACAGTGAAGGCAGGTTCGGCCTCTACGCCACTGTTGTCAAGCCCGGAAAAATAAGCGTCGACGCCAGGTTAAGGTTTTATCCCGCCGAAACACATCACACCACGTAG
- a CDS encoding cyclase family protein: MKIVSSAKVYDLGQPYFNGMPVHPEDPPYSMVIYRYHEYTKKLFEKVAPGFSDSMELVITSMHSGTHIDAKCHMARNGLLYNGVKAAEIVKHSGYTKYGTEEIPIYVKRAVLLDIPASKNLDILPPRYGITAQDLEQALKLQKTEIKEGDAVLIRTGYSRYFTTDKEKYLHDFAGITEESAKWLIDRKISLLGIDNLAMAVPKPFTVHLMFLVDAGTHVMKSLYLEDMARDKAYVSVLVVTPLKIVGGTGSLVRPIALVYEGKA, translated from the coding sequence GTGAAAATAGTTTCCTCGGCTAAGGTGTACGACCTCGGCCAACCCTACTTCAACGGCATGCCCGTCCACCCCGAAGACCCACCATACTCCATGGTCATTTACAGATATCATGAATATACGAAGAAATTGTTTGAAAAAGTTGCTCCAGGGTTTTCCGACTCGATGGAGCTGGTGATAACCAGCATGCATTCCGGCACACACATAGACGCCAAATGCCACATGGCCCGGAACGGTCTGCTTTACAACGGCGTAAAAGCAGCTGAAATCGTTAAACACAGCGGGTACACAAAGTATGGGACAGAGGAAATCCCGATTTACGTCAAGAGAGCCGTCCTGCTAGACATCCCCGCGTCAAAAAACCTTGACATACTTCCGCCACGGTACGGAATAACCGCACAGGATTTGGAGCAGGCCCTTAAGCTTCAGAAAACAGAGATAAAGGAGGGGGACGCGGTTCTCATACGAACAGGATACTCGCGCTACTTTACAACGGACAAGGAGAAGTATCTACACGACTTTGCGGGAATAACCGAGGAATCGGCCAAATGGCTCATAGACCGCAAAATCTCTCTTCTCGGAATCGACAACCTCGCCATGGCGGTGCCAAAGCCCTTCACCGTTCACCTGATGTTTCTCGTCGACGCCGGAACGCATGTGATGAAAAGCCTATACCTAGAGGATATGGCGAGAGACAAGGCGTATGTCTCAGTGCTGGTGGTTACTCCCTTGAAAATCGTCGGGGGCACAGGCTCTCTCGTGAGACCTATCGCGCTTGTTTACGAGGGAAAAGCTTAA
- a CDS encoding UDP-glucose 4-epimerase, whose amino-acid sequence MPRLNKALCGKSLMKVLITGSEGFVGRHLREYLGGRGFVVVGADISSGADIRMDVTDFDSVLKTFEQNRFEAVVHLAAVADIPLSMRDPHRCFKVNVYGSLNVLEAARRMGVRRVVVFSSANYYGAPVKLPVTEDTPPNPRTPYDYSKVALENVAWSYHRNHGVPLTVLRPWKAFGEYEPGEKMVPRFVKACLASEPIPLFNGGADVTDPYHVDNLCHAVELGLIKDEAVGEAFNVGTGNALSVRELAEKIKQLTNSSSKLESLPPRTPAEATPMKSIPSIKKIATKLGYTPQVSLEQGLKRVINFIASKQQNTNTGR is encoded by the coding sequence ATGCCTCGTTTAAATAAAGCCCTTTGCGGCAAGTCTCTGATGAAGGTGCTGATAACTGGTTCGGAGGGGTTTGTCGGCAGGCATCTTAGAGAGTATCTTGGTGGACGTGGCTTCGTGGTCGTGGGAGCGGACATATCCTCGGGCGCAGACATACGAATGGATGTCACAGATTTTGACTCTGTGTTGAAGACCTTTGAACAAAATCGCTTCGAGGCGGTGGTGCATCTCGCAGCCGTCGCGGACATTCCATTAAGCATGCGAGACCCGCATAGATGCTTCAAAGTCAATGTCTATGGCTCGCTCAACGTTTTGGAGGCCGCGAGAAGAATGGGTGTGAGGAGAGTTGTTGTGTTTTCGTCGGCCAACTATTATGGTGCTCCAGTAAAGCTACCTGTCACAGAGGATACTCCGCCCAATCCACGGACACCGTATGACTACTCTAAAGTGGCTCTCGAGAATGTTGCATGGAGCTATCATCGAAACCATGGCGTGCCCTTAACTGTTCTGAGGCCTTGGAAAGCCTTTGGCGAGTATGAGCCGGGTGAGAAGATGGTGCCACGTTTTGTGAAAGCTTGTCTGGCCTCGGAGCCGATACCTCTGTTTAACGGGGGAGCGGATGTAACCGACCCCTATCATGTCGACAACCTCTGCCACGCGGTCGAGCTCGGGCTGATAAAGGACGAAGCTGTAGGCGAAGCCTTCAACGTCGGAACAGGGAACGCGTTATCAGTCAGAGAATTGGCCGAGAAAATCAAACAACTCACAAACTCTTCATCAAAACTCGAGAGCCTTCCACCTCGCACACCCGCCGAAGCAACCCCGATGAAAAGCATCCCCTCAATCAAAAAGATAGCGACAAAACTGGGCTACACACCGCAGGTCAGCCTCGAGCAAGGCCTCAAACGCGTCATAAACTTTATAGCCTCAAAACAACAAAACACCAACACGGGCCGGTAG
- a CDS encoding transcriptional regulator, ArsR family: protein MSDRPIKTFFRWVLLGTRGGPTRLLILLKLRDGPANANQLAKALHLNYKTILHHLEFLIENNLVEADEGRYDVKYRLSQVVSENMDILDSVVDEVLGSSKARVSWARSG from the coding sequence TTGTCGGACAGGCCTATCAAGACTTTTTTCCGATGGGTTCTCTTAGGCACACGCGGAGGACCCACACGCTTGCTCATCCTTCTCAAGCTCAGAGACGGCCCAGCCAACGCCAACCAGCTTGCTAAAGCTCTGCACCTAAACTACAAAACCATACTACATCATCTCGAGTTTCTCATAGAGAACAACTTAGTTGAAGCAGATGAGGGGAGGTATGACGTCAAATACAGACTCTCTCAGGTGGTTTCGGAGAACATGGACATACTTGATTCGGTGGTTGACGAGGTTTTGGGCAGCTCAAAGGCGCGTGTGTCATGGGCCCGCTCTGGCTGA
- a CDS encoding gylcosyl transferase group 1: MMCFWCRMRMLVCSQTPLVRFLGDGWAGQEFVDVSRLVEGVDFIFSPGGVTRMVYPLIMRLVENDVLDEGHWLSLNTNGPRQAILGPVRLYFVKLGAEALRGYGAAKEEMWKLLHGVQDERPLSLLELAWTDEYAYYNLYNRVCSETALALDRELDFDLFYIHDFQQLPMGEMMGTLKPKLFRWHIPFNEEAIPPEWSGFLGRYLNAYDAVVVSSKSYMETLLKRGYVGRAFYVYPYIDTSQYGTPTKSDLQQFADKHGLGEDDGVISIVARLDPLKGHDRALKALAKVVKTHNVKLLIVGNGSFSSSKKGLGLSKGEAWRTYLQTLVKNLGLEKHVIFTGHVSQKELECVYTLSDFTVLPSVAEGFGLVVVESWLFGKPVVVSKAAGIAELIVDGVNGYLVGPDDVSGLADRMRTLLENPSLTEEMGKNGRETAKLCSLERSLEEEKRIIEEVVG; this comes from the coding sequence ATGATGTGTTTCTGGTGTCGCATGAGGATGCTTGTTTGTTCTCAGACGCCTCTTGTGCGGTTTTTGGGCGATGGTTGGGCTGGGCAAGAGTTTGTTGATGTTTCGAGGTTGGTGGAGGGTGTTGACTTTATCTTTTCTCCGGGGGGAGTGACGCGTATGGTATATCCGCTTATTATGCGTCTGGTTGAGAATGATGTGTTGGATGAGGGTCACTGGCTGTCTCTCAACACTAATGGGCCGCGTCAAGCTATTCTGGGACCTGTTAGACTTTATTTTGTTAAGCTTGGGGCTGAGGCTCTGAGAGGCTACGGCGCGGCCAAGGAGGAGATGTGGAAACTGCTTCACGGAGTCCAGGATGAGCGGCCATTATCTCTTCTCGAGCTGGCGTGGACAGATGAATATGCTTACTACAATTTGTATAACAGGGTCTGCAGCGAGACAGCCTTAGCCCTCGACAGAGAGCTAGACTTCGACCTGTTCTATATTCACGATTTTCAGCAACTACCCATGGGTGAGATGATGGGTACCTTGAAGCCGAAGCTTTTCAGATGGCACATACCGTTCAACGAGGAAGCAATACCGCCTGAGTGGTCAGGGTTTCTCGGCAGATATCTAAACGCATACGACGCCGTGGTCGTCAGCTCGAAAAGCTACATGGAGACGCTTCTTAAAAGAGGCTATGTTGGCAGAGCCTTCTACGTCTATCCCTACATAGACACCTCCCAATACGGTACACCGACGAAGAGCGATTTGCAGCAATTCGCCGACAAACACGGGCTAGGCGAAGATGATGGAGTCATCTCGATAGTAGCCCGGCTGGACCCGCTCAAAGGCCATGACCGAGCGTTAAAGGCTTTGGCCAAGGTTGTAAAAACACATAACGTCAAGCTACTCATAGTGGGTAACGGCAGCTTCTCCAGCTCGAAAAAGGGGCTTGGACTCTCAAAGGGTGAGGCCTGGAGAACTTATCTTCAAACTCTTGTGAAAAACCTTGGGCTTGAGAAGCATGTGATATTCACGGGCCATGTTAGCCAGAAAGAGCTGGAGTGTGTCTATACGTTGTCGGATTTTACGGTGTTGCCGTCGGTGGCTGAGGGCTTTGGGCTGGTGGTGGTTGAGAGCTGGCTCTTCGGCAAGCCCGTGGTTGTGAGCAAGGCGGCCGGAATAGCTGAGCTGATTGTAGACGGTGTAAACGGTTACCTTGTTGGACCCGATGACGTGTCGGGTTTGGCGGATAGGATGAGAACTTTGCTGGAGAATCCTTCTTTGACAGAGGAGATGGGAAAAAACGGACGTGAAACGGCGAAGCTCTGTTCTCTTGAAAGGAGCCTTGAGGAGGAGAAAAGAATTATCGAGGAGGTGGTGGGATGA
- a CDS encoding signal recognition particle, subunit SRP54, translating into MPQRALFKRGMFNTILGVCLFDGMSSFSSMGRSLKEVFRKFLASPSADKSSVEELVRGIQRSLLMADVKVELVQKISERIRARAFEEKLPPGVSRKDSVAKIVYEELINLLGGKPAQFSTGGKKPYVVMLLGIQGTGKTTTAAKLANYLKVGGYKVGVVCADTYRPAAYQQLKHLLEPRQIPVYGEPENNNPVEIARKGLEHFKQMGVDVVIIDTAGRHRQQESLMDEMKMLEKELKPDENILVIDGTIGQQAGAHAAAFHKATPVGSIIITKLDTSGRGGGALAAVAETGAPIKFVGVGESVEDFQPFNPSSYIASLLGMPDIESIVERVKLAELTADEKQFEAILKGKFTLEDMVEQVNSLTKLGPLKKLLAKLPFPGIDALPDDQLEKAQDRIRKWNAIIKSMTAEEKNDPSILDGSRIRRIAYGAGVLERDVRELLRSYQASKKMMKSRQLRQLLKSSRGLG; encoded by the coding sequence TTGCCGCAAAGGGCTTTATTTAAACGAGGCATGTTTAATACAATCCTTGGAGTCTGCTTATTTGACGGAATGTCCTCGTTTTCCTCCATGGGCAGGTCTCTGAAAGAGGTTTTCAGGAAATTTCTCGCATCACCCTCGGCTGACAAGTCTTCGGTCGAGGAATTGGTGCGGGGTATCCAGCGTTCTTTGTTGATGGCTGATGTGAAGGTTGAGCTTGTTCAGAAAATCTCGGAACGTATACGGGCGAGGGCTTTTGAGGAGAAGCTTCCACCGGGCGTCAGCAGGAAAGACAGCGTGGCGAAGATTGTTTACGAGGAGTTGATAAACCTGCTGGGAGGAAAGCCTGCCCAGTTCAGCACAGGCGGTAAGAAACCATATGTGGTTATGCTTCTAGGCATACAGGGAACGGGTAAAACAACCACCGCCGCGAAGCTGGCCAACTATCTCAAGGTTGGGGGTTACAAGGTCGGAGTGGTCTGCGCAGACACATACAGGCCAGCCGCCTATCAACAGCTGAAGCATCTTCTCGAGCCGAGGCAAATACCTGTCTACGGCGAACCAGAAAACAACAACCCCGTTGAGATAGCTCGAAAAGGTCTTGAACACTTTAAGCAAATGGGTGTTGATGTGGTGATTATTGACACTGCGGGGAGACATAGGCAACAGGAGTCGCTGATGGATGAAATGAAGATGCTTGAGAAAGAGTTGAAGCCCGATGAAAACATCCTAGTTATTGATGGAACAATCGGGCAGCAGGCCGGTGCGCATGCAGCGGCTTTTCACAAGGCTACACCTGTTGGCTCGATTATCATCACCAAGCTTGACACGTCTGGGCGAGGTGGTGGAGCGTTGGCGGCTGTGGCGGAGACGGGTGCGCCCATCAAGTTTGTCGGCGTAGGAGAATCGGTTGAAGATTTCCAGCCCTTTAACCCTTCATCATACATCGCGTCGCTTCTCGGTATGCCGGATATTGAGAGCATCGTGGAGAGAGTTAAGCTCGCCGAACTAACCGCTGACGAGAAGCAGTTCGAAGCTATTCTGAAAGGCAAGTTCACTCTCGAGGACATGGTTGAGCAGGTGAACAGCCTCACCAAGCTCGGGCCGCTGAAGAAGCTGCTGGCGAAACTACCTTTCCCCGGCATCGACGCCTTACCAGACGACCAGCTCGAGAAGGCGCAGGACCGGATAAGGAAGTGGAACGCGATAATCAAGTCGATGACCGCTGAGGAGAAAAACGACCCCAGCATCCTCGACGGCTCAAGAATACGCCGCATAGCCTACGGCGCGGGTGTGCTTGAGAGAGACGTGCGTGAACTTCTCCGCAGCTACCAAGCATCCAAAAAGATGATGAAAAGCAGACAGCTTAGACAGCTTCTAAAATCCTCCAGAGGACTTGGATAA
- a CDS encoding methionyl aminopeptidase, translating into MSAPEPLFRAGEVARRIRMAIPSLVSPGASLLQIAEQVEKMILDNGCQPAFPCNVSVDSVAAHYSPIPGDTSTLHRNFIAKIDFGVMVDGYIADTAVTVTDTAVGEMLKTAVEEALKAAVKTVAAGVKVSAIGSVVQNVLTRYGVKPIRNLTGHEIQRYNLHAGVSIPNIASGEGAKLQEGHVYAIEPFATVADGFGEVIEHRTATIFRLWKTFAGQVSSPESNLLKTLSERFNGLPYSPRWLTDLGPDALSIHQRLVKTGRVKAYPVLVERLNKPVAQAEHTVLVEKDGCTIIT; encoded by the coding sequence TTGTCGGCTCCCGAGCCGTTGTTCAGAGCAGGCGAGGTGGCGAGAAGGATAAGGATGGCTATCCCCTCATTAGTTTCTCCGGGGGCTAGCCTGCTTCAAATCGCCGAGCAGGTGGAGAAGATGATTCTGGACAACGGGTGTCAGCCCGCTTTCCCCTGCAACGTTTCCGTAGACAGTGTAGCGGCCCATTACTCTCCCATCCCAGGAGACACCTCGACTCTACACCGCAACTTCATAGCCAAAATTGATTTCGGAGTCATGGTGGATGGATACATCGCCGACACAGCCGTAACTGTCACAGACACAGCAGTTGGCGAGATGCTGAAAACAGCCGTCGAGGAGGCTCTGAAAGCAGCTGTAAAAACCGTTGCAGCGGGAGTGAAGGTCTCGGCGATAGGCTCGGTGGTGCAAAATGTGTTGACACGTTATGGGGTTAAGCCGATACGCAACCTGACAGGGCATGAGATTCAGCGATACAACCTGCATGCAGGAGTATCCATCCCAAACATCGCATCAGGCGAGGGAGCGAAGCTTCAGGAAGGACATGTATACGCCATCGAGCCTTTCGCAACAGTTGCAGATGGTTTCGGAGAAGTGATAGAACATAGAACCGCGACAATATTCCGTCTGTGGAAAACTTTCGCAGGCCAGGTTTCGTCCCCCGAGTCGAACCTTTTGAAAACTTTGTCAGAGAGGTTTAACGGCCTCCCCTATAGCCCGAGATGGCTAACCGACTTGGGCCCCGACGCCTTGTCTATCCATCAGCGTCTGGTCAAAACAGGTAGGGTCAAAGCTTATCCAGTGTTGGTTGAAAGACTGAATAAACCTGTGGCGCAGGCGGAGCACACTGTTCTGGTGGAGAAAGACGGCTGCACCATAATCACTTAG
- a CDS encoding large subunit ribosomal protein L21e: MPQSKGFRRKSRGYLKKPRGSRSGPRPDIYLREYKPGDRVLLAIEPSVQKGSPHRRYHGKIGVIVEKRGRGYVVKVGDEEKTLSILPDHIRGVVN; this comes from the coding sequence ATGCCGCAGTCTAAAGGTTTTCGTAGGAAATCGAGGGGATATCTTAAAAAGCCCCGTGGGTCGAGAAGTGGTCCTAGGCCCGACATATATCTTAGAGAATATAAGCCCGGTGACCGTGTCCTTTTAGCCATTGAGCCCAGTGTCCAGAAGGGCTCACCTCATAGAAGGTATCACGGCAAGATTGGGGTTATCGTGGAGAAACGGGGCAGAGGCTATGTCGTCAAGGTCGGGGATGAGGAAAAGACGCTGTCTATTCTTCCAGACCATATCCGCGGGGTAGTGAACTAG
- a CDS encoding small conductance mechanosensitive ion channel, MscS family: MISLELPELTAIVTQLTMVAIMLLVTAFAARLISSVIRRLLFKAPPLINEQISRGASIFIWLVGLLFIVNQLGLNLDILLLLMGLAGVAAIIAARDILSNISSRYLIGSFIPFNVGDEMQVSSFRGKVVEINPVASLLLSEEGTLAVVPNSVLLKEISLNLSPYASRRITISVHVPQEVNVPDAEAEVLKLCNKYRSKLDQRFPPLVSVKSSGQADVVLELVLLAAQPEKRNELAAELGAKISELMEKMRMSQRK; this comes from the coding sequence ATGATATCTCTCGAGTTACCTGAGCTCACAGCCATAGTGACCCAGCTCACCATGGTAGCCATTATGCTTCTCGTAACAGCTTTTGCGGCGCGGCTAATTTCCTCCGTCATAAGACGGCTGCTGTTTAAAGCACCTCCTCTAATAAACGAGCAGATATCCAGAGGGGCGTCAATATTCATCTGGCTGGTTGGGCTGCTGTTCATAGTTAACCAGCTCGGCCTCAACCTCGACATCCTGCTTCTTCTCATGGGTTTAGCGGGAGTGGCTGCCATAATCGCAGCACGCGACATTCTTAGCAACATCTCATCAAGATATCTCATCGGCAGCTTCATACCTTTCAACGTAGGTGACGAGATGCAGGTTTCCAGCTTTAGGGGTAAGGTAGTGGAGATAAACCCTGTGGCGTCTCTGCTGCTATCGGAGGAGGGGACATTAGCTGTTGTCCCCAACTCTGTTCTCCTGAAGGAGATATCTCTTAACCTGTCGCCCTATGCCTCGCGACGTATCACAATATCGGTTCATGTTCCCCAAGAAGTCAATGTGCCAGACGCGGAGGCCGAGGTCCTCAAACTCTGCAACAAATACAGGAGCAAGCTTGACCAGCGTTTCCCCCCGCTCGTGTCCGTAAAGAGCAGTGGGCAGGCGGATGTGGTGCTGGAGCTGGTCTTGTTAGCCGCCCAGCCTGAGAAAAGAAACGAGCTCGCCGCCGAACTGGGAGCCAAAATATCGGAGCTCATGGAGAAAATGCGGATGTCGCAGCGTAAATAG